One region of Culex pipiens pallens isolate TS chromosome 2, TS_CPP_V2, whole genome shotgun sequence genomic DNA includes:
- the LOC120420901 gene encoding microfibril-associated glycoprotein 4-like yields MAVILRLKMGLITLLSVSVVLLAAQLSNAELEQSADLRTTSNLPQSCSQEASRHSGVQLIHPQPGFGEPFAVFCDQAYENGDWVVIQNRYAGSVHFYRGWADYERGFGNMNGEFWLGLQKIHELTYSRRYVLHVLLEDWEGIRAVARYSDFLMTGPEEGYELRSLGNYSGNAGDAMSYNLGMKFSTFDNDNDPVTSNCAVNLKSAWWFRACSLGNLNGLHMEALNVTSMFWNTFRDDFYGLRTSRMMIKAVN; encoded by the exons ATGGCAGTCATTTTGCGTCTCAAAATGGGTTTGATTACGTTACTTTCAGTGTCGGTTGTGCTTTTAGCTGCGCAGCTCTCCAATGCAGAATTAGAGCAAAG TGCCGACCTCCGCACCACCTCCAACTTGCCCCAGTCGTGCTCGCAGGAAGCGAGTCGTCACTCGGGCGTCCAGCTGATCCATCCCCAGCCCGGCTTCGGCGAACCGTTCGCGGTGTTCTGCGACCAAGCTTACGAAAACGGTGACTGGGTTGTGATCCAGAATCGCTATGCGGGCTCGGTGCACTTTTACCGCGGTTGGGCCGATTACGAGCGCGGCTTCGGCAACATGAACGGTGAATTTTGGCTTGGCCTGCAGAAGATCCACGAGCTGACCTACTCGCGGCGGTACGTGCTGCACGTGCTGCTGGAGGACTGGGAGGGGATTCGGGCGGTGGCACGGTACAGTGACTTTCTGATGACCGGACCGGAGGAGGGCTACGAGCTGCGGTCGCTGGGCAATTACAGCGGAAACGCTGGAGATGCGATGAGTTACAACTTGGGCATGAAGTTCAGTACCTTCGACAACGATAACGACCCGGTGACTAGCAATTGTGCGGTGAATTTGAAGAGCGCGTGGTGGTTCAGGGCGTGTTCTTTGGG CAACCTGAATGGATTGCACATGGAAGCATTGAACGTTACGTCCATGTTCTGGAACACATTCAGGGATGATTTCTACGGACTCAGAACTTCTCGGATGATGATTAAAGCTGTAAACTAG
- the LOC128092638 gene encoding angiopoietin-related protein 2-like, whose amino-acid sequence MFGTSNKSFNNLDRSATTKLPDTCVPSAGVNSGIELIHPQPGFQDPFEVFCDQKYKHGGWIVIQRRYQGSVNFFRGWQDYERGFGNMNGEFWLGLRKIHELTYSNRYELQVLLEDWDGTRAVARFSHFLIAGPEEKYKLLKLGTYSGNAGDSLGYSLNAKFSTFDVDNNYYLSHCAQERSGAWWYKRCSYGNLNGAHMNGTSSTSMYWTSFRDNGHGLRGSKMLVRVVN is encoded by the exons ATGTTCGGTACAAGCAATAAATCATTCAATAACTTGGACCGTTCAGCCACAACAAAATTACCCGACACGTGCGTTCCATCCGCTGGAGTCAACTCTGGCATTGAACTGATCCACCCCCAGCCTGGATTTCAAGACCCCTTTGAAGTGTTTTGTGATCAAAAGTACAAACATGGCGGATGGATCGTGATTCAGAGACGTTACCAAGGATCCGTAAATTTCTTTCGAGGATGGCAGGACTACGAGCGGGGATTCGGCAACATGAACGGTGAATTTTGGCTTGGTTTGCGGAAGATTCACGAGCTGACCTATTCCAACCGGTACGAACTTCAGGTGCTTCTGGAGGACTGGGATGGAACTCGAGCTGTTGCTCGCTTCAGTCACTTTCTGATAGCGGGACCAGAGGAAAAGTACAAACTGTTGAAGCTGGGAACATACAGTGGCAACGCCGGAGATTCGCTGGGTTACAGTCTCAACGCGAAGTTCAGTACCTTTGATGTGGATAATAATTACTATCTTTCGCACTGCGCCCAAGAAAGGTCGGGCGCTTGGTGGTATAAAAGGTGTTCTTATGG AAACTTAAATGGAGCTCACATGAATGGAACCAGCTCGACATCAATGTACTGGACTTCTTTTAGAGACAATGGGCATGGACTTCGAGGATCAAAGATGCTGGTTCGTGTCgtgaattaa